From a single Apostichopus japonicus isolate 1M-3 chromosome 12, ASM3797524v1, whole genome shotgun sequence genomic region:
- the LOC139977274 gene encoding uncharacterized protein: MIGVLVPNCDTAIRLRCTIIGKNDFDVSDSFLELTSDRCFVSAAPTSSLEHSVPTFFEDRWIIAVMVAFSLIVLCTFVFICLAIKRNRNVSQNTDGRNNLELESNNPLIEQHIENEEALINLLGQLQCRYQGMTYIKSFTWGASIPIHELYTGIKCHISDFTSTKCSITSTSLSNSTVIDNKRVLLIADIGQGKTALCKYMASQWLNKTQEEQKEDILFILPLNDIDISRGIGRNVHNLLSLDITYEVLCDIIRTRKCHLLLDGLKNQSQGNTKYKENKDLIQRLFGNAMWNQYPHLRLWVTSRYVDEQNCVCKEPYTKVTLSGFDDEQIDEYIVKTVSYYKRLSGSPTDSSMECLQNKVRSIFDQNNILSGFKTTVMLTVLFINIITSQLLGVKGPFQEVNLNKLTPLVRSVIAHFNQTFADNSDGSLDTCKEKLTSVRVKLGKELFDSNLAAPLEKRDISNEWIQICQSVGYIKHNKRRLKYNSSANVNQFYDYVQEFCVAEYIVSDNVHWVDLVLKVQHINQAKFSRLLIILCDLSKTMKQQIFRYLAEEQLWNQLADCLYETENDDVIKDIENNNHVKITDFSNPLTRLKGMPSQRTIRARTLDTRYHQNALKVFFINSVQSNIHFSEISLGVDCPIDFLLKLTLPKVQLLVFRSFTFRGPENFKKIVLWAIDETQNVTKGIRFLECDVPNTVDCVCGVEIKIKITRKQNDGKEETLNPTNGTWK; the protein is encoded by the exons ATGATAGGAGTTCTTGTACCGAATTGCGATACAGCTATAAGACTACGTTGCACGATAATAGGGAAGAATGACTTCGACGTCAGTGATAGTTTTCTGGAACTTACTTCTG ATCGATGCTTTGTATCAGCAGCACCTACCTCTTCGTTGGAACACAGTGTGCCCACTTTCTTTGAAGATCGTTGGATTATTGCCGTGATGGTTGCTTTTTCACTAATAGTTCTCTGTACCTTTGTGTTTATCTGCCTTGCTATTAAGAGGAATA GGAACGTTTCCCAAAATACCGATGGCCGAAATAATTTGGAATTG GAATCAAACAATCCTCTTATTGAACAACATATTGAAAATG AAGAAGCGTTAATTAACCTGTTGGGACAACTTCAGTGTCGTTACCAGGGAATGACCTATATAAAGTCGTTCACGTGGGGAGCAAGTATCCCTATTCATGAGCTCTACACCGGGATAAAGTGTCATATTTCAGACTTTACTAGCACTAAGTGCAGCATCACAAGTACATCGTTATCTAATTCAACTGTTATTGATAACAAAAGGGTTCTTTTAATCGCTGACATAGGCCAAGGTAAAACAGCACTATGCAAGTACATGGCGAGCCAGTGGCTTAACAAAACACAagaagaacaaaaggaagataTACTCTTCATATTACCACTAAACGATATTGATATTTCTCGTGGAATTGGGCGTAACGTACACAACCTCCTATCACTGGATATTACATATGAGGTATTGTGTGATATCATAAGGACCAGAAAGTGCCATTTGTTACTAGATGGATTAAAGAATCAATCTCAAGGAAATACGAAATACAAAGAGAACAAAGACTTAATACAACGATTATTTGGTAACGCAATGTGGAATCAATACCCACACTTAAGACTTTGGGTTACATCACGATATGTCGATGAGCAGAATTGTGTTTGTAAAGAACCATACACGAAAGTAACATTATCAGGTTTTGATGATGAGCAAATTGATGAATATATAGTGAAGACAGTTTCTTATTACAAGCGGTTGTCAGGAAGTCCAACTGACTCTTCAATGGAATGCTTGCAAAACAAAGTGAGGTCAATTTTCGaccaaaacaatattttatctGGTTTCAAAACAACAGTAATGCTCACGgttttgtttattaacattataacatcACAACTGCTTGGAGTTAAAGGACCCTTCCAAGAAGTTAATCTTAATAAGTTAACTCCATTGGTTCGTTCAGTAATTGCTCATTTCAATCAAACATTTGCTGATAATTCTGACGGGTCATTAGACACTTGCAAGGAAAAGTTAACATCTGTACGTGTTAAACTTGGAAAAGAATTGTTTGATTCCAACTTGGCCGCACCTCTGGAGAAAAGAGATATTAGCAACGAATGGATACAAATTTGCCAATCTGTTGGATATATCAAACATAACAAACGTCGACTAAAATATAACTCATCAGCTAACGTTAATCAGTTTTATGACTATGTGCAAGAATTTTGTGTAGCCGAATATATTGTGTCAGACAATGTACATTGGGTAGATCTCGTTTTAAAGGTACAGCATATTAATCAGGCAAAGTTTTCTCGTTTACTTATCATactatgcgatctgtccaaaaCCATGAAACAACAAATATTCCGGTATTTAGCAGAAGAGCAACTATGGAACCAACTTGCAGACTGTCTATACGAAACAGAAAACGATGACGTCATTAAAGACATCGAAAATAACAATCATGTTAAAATCACTGACTTTAGCAATCCATTGACTCGTTTAAAGGGAATGCCATCCCAAAGAACGATACGTGCCAGAACCCTGGATACACGGTATCACCAAAACGCATTAAAGGTGTTCTTCATCAATTCCGTACAGTCAAAT ATACATTTTTCTGAAATATCGCTTGGTGTAGATTGTCCTATTGATTTTCTCCTCAAATTGACTTTGCCTAAGGTTCAGCTACTTGTGTTCCGTAGCTTCACCTTTAGAGGGCCagaaaatttcaagaaaattgtTCTGTGGGCAATTGACGAAACACAAAACGTTACAAAGGGGATACG GTTTCTTGAATGCGATGTTCCCAATACGGTTGATTGTGTTTGTGGTGTCGAAATTAAGATTAAAA TAACAAGGAAACAAAACGACGGAAAAGAAGAAACGCTCAACCCAACAAATGGAACTTGGAAATAA